The Cryptomeria japonica chromosome 2, Sugi_1.0, whole genome shotgun sequence region AGAAGAATCTGCCAAGAAGACCTGGGGTGTCTTCCAATAGtaagaggaatacccaaataaacaaAGGGAAGAGACCCAACCTGAAACCAAAAAATATCAACAATCCGCTTTTGAATGGCTtgaggagtattaaagaagaagatggaagatttaTGCTCATTGACTTTTTGACCAGAAGCAACAAGGTAAATATCCAAGGCATGTCAAAAATATTCAGCTTCCCTAATACGAGCCAAACCCATAAGAgcaatatcatctacaaattggaGATGTGAGATATGTGGAAAACCATTGCCCCATTGCCAACCATGAATAAGGCCTTGAGAAGCATGAAACTTAAGAAAAAAACCCAGACCCTCAGCCATAATAATGAACAGGTAAGGCGAAAGAGGATCCCCTTGGTGAAGACCATGGGAAACCCCAAAAGGCTCCGaaggtttgccattcataataaccgAGAAAGATAAAGAAGTAACACATCTCATAGTCCAATTCACCCACTCTATGCTAAAACCAAAGgctaaaatatttttttgaagaaaACTCCACTTAACTCTGTCATATGCTTTGGCCATATCCAATTTGATGAACAAAGATCGCTCCTTTGAGGTCACCATAGAGTGAATAACCTTAGAAGCCACCACCGCCCCATCCAGAATTTGTTTACCAGCCACAAAAACCCCTTGTTCCTTAGAGATCACAAGaggaagacaagttttgagcctctcTACAATCAGCTTAGTGATAATCTTATATACCACATTACAGAGAGCAATCGGGAAAAATAACCCAATTTTATCAGCACCATCCTTTTTGGGGATGAGAATCAAGAAAGTGGAATTCAAAGCTCGGAGCATATTCTTACAACGAAGAGATTCTTGAACCACCTCCAATAAATCCAAATTAATAACATATCCCAAAACTCCTGAAAAAAATTCAACAGGAAAACCATCTGGGCCTGGAGCTTTTTGTTCATTCCGAACACAACATCCTCTAACTTAGGCAATGCAATCAGATGAATGAGAGAGGCATTAATAGAATTGGTCACTAGAGAGGGAATACAGGAGAGAATCAAATGCTCCTCGTCCACAACAGGAGGGGAATCTTCAGTAAAAATATCAGAGTAGTAATGACGAGCCCCATGAGACATAGCTGATAGAGATAAAATCTGAAGCCCTTCTGAGGTAACCAGAGAGGAAATATACCCATTATTATGATGAGCCTGAACAAAGTGGTGAAAAAAAGAAGAATTCCTATCCCCTTCCTAAAGCCAATCAACCTGAGccttttgtttccaaaaaatctcctcACGAAGCTCCCACTCCTCCACATTGCGCACAGCTTGGGATTCTGCTTTTTCAAGAGCATCCAAGAAACCATTATCCCATATCTGGCAAGTAATCACAACAAGACGTTCCAAAGAACTCCTCTTCATGGACTTAAGATGACCAAAGCATGAGAAATTCCATCTCTTAAGGTGATATTTGACATATTGAAGTTTCTTGACAAAGAAATTCATAGCTATGCCAAACGCAGGGCCTCCCTCTCTCCACCACTTAGCCACTAAGTCATGCAATGAAGAGTCCCAAAGCCACATAAGCTGAAATTTAAAAGGAGGATTCTTTAGAGCAGCAAAAGAAGAAGCAACAAATTTAATAGGCCAGTGGTAAGAACCTTTCCAGTCTAGAATTTTAGAAATAGTAACCAAACCGCCGCCAACCCAAAAACATGAGACAATAAACCTATCCAACCGTTTAGAAATCGCTTCCTCTCCACTTtgtctattattccaagtaaaaaaTCCCATTAGAAGGCTTAACATCCACTAAAACAAGCACATCCACTTGAGCTCAAAAAACATCGGAAGAAGGACCCAATCTAGGCAACCCTCCTCTCTTCTCCTCCAGACTCAACACAAAATTAAAATCACCTCCTAGGATCCAAGGAAGATAAGGAGCACAAGAGCGGACAAACCTAAGATGTGCCCAAAGCTGGATTTTACCTCGGATATCAGTTGAAGCATAAAAATTTGTAATAAGAATAGTCTCCCCAGAGTCCAATGCGGAAGCAACCATGGAGATAGAAGAATGACTAGAAATCCACCAAAGGGGAGCAATCTTACGAAGATCCCAAAAAGGAGCCAAACCTCTAGAATTACCGTGAGAGCCAATGCATTGACACTGACCGAAATACCAGATATGAGAAGCATACCGAAGCATGACATCAACCGAAACCTTAGTCTCCTGAACACAGAAGATGTCCAGAGAATGAACAACAATTAAATCATGAATAGCCTTTTGATGGGAGGtgctattcaacccccttacattcaaGGAGAGAACAATCATGGAGGAGATGGGGAAAAGTGAGCATCAATGGTCTTAATAGACCCAGACTCCACCAATAAATCTCTAGTAATTTTAATCTTTTCAAGATCCTTCTTTCTCACAATAGTAGAAGAAGGAGCAAAAGAACCTTTCTTGAGAGGGCGTTGTTGCACGTCGAGACTGTGAGAAGAACCCTTACTCCAGTCACAAACTGCCTTATCCAAATTTGCAAGAACCATGTCATCTTGCAAAGGCTCATCCATGGTCACATTTTGATCCTAAACAACATGTGTATCATTCACCACAACAATATCCTGTGAAATGTGGGAGTCAGAACCTGAATCCTTATTTAGAGCAACATCCGCCAGAATTCCCTCCTCTAAGGCCAATGAATTCAATACCTCAAACCGATTGAGGCCCTCATTAGTTTTCCTATCTCTGAAAGATCTTTTTTGCCCACGATTCCTTGCCCGAGATTTAATAGGAACAAATCCTTCCTTATCCTTACCCAAATCAATATCACTCATTGGAGCTTTCCTTGTGTCCACTTCAGCCTCCTTAGGCAATGAAGAAGGAGAGGACCTATTAGAATGGGAATTTTTATTAACCTTAGGACATTGCCGTTGAAGAtgtccatattcatgacaaatgTGACAACAGAAAGGCAAGGACTCATAATCCAGCGACTGAACCCAAGAAGAGGATCCAAGACAAATTTCAAGAGAATTTGGCAAGGGGTTGTTCAATTCAATTTCCATACAAATACGAGCATAAGAAATTATCTTACAATCAAGGGTTTGTTGAGCAACTATAGTAGGCTTCCCAAGCAGAGCCGCAATCCGCTGTAGAATATTATCCCTCCAAAACTTTAGTGGAAGCCGCGACAGACGAACCCAAACACGAACCCTAGAAGGTAATTCCTCAGCAAAATTAAAACCCATATGCCAGGGTTTGATAAATAGCCCCACATGATTATAGAAATAGGGTCCTCCCTTAAATACTCGATTTTGATCAGCAAGGTTGGAAAAAGAGACCATAAAGTAGCTATTCACAGCGAGCATAATATCCATCTCACCCTCAACCTGCCATGATCATCTTATCCAGGCTTCTAATGCCGACAGAGGAATACGAATGCCAAGAAATTTGCAAATGAGAGCGTGATGACTCCAATACAAGACATCATCCATAATTGAATCCGGAGAAATAACTAGGACTGGATGATCTTGACATCTAGGGAAGCAACCATTAACTTCATTTTTGAGCCCTCACCCTCATAAAAAGACTGGTTTTTGTGCATGCAAACCCGAAAAAGAGCCATGTAGACCCGAAGAAGAACCATTATGGGGCACCTCAGCACCAGCTACCACCAGACTGGCGGAAACCACCTGCGTCGCCATAGACAAAAACACCTATAACCCACACATAAAAATGCTCACTCCCCAAAATGACAACATCGACGAACAAACCCCAGCAGGGCATCACACAATACCACAGTCCTCTCCAAACACTGAAACCCCCAAACAAAGAGCGAGCAAATCATGAACCAAGGAATGAAGAAGACAAGCCCCCCTGTCTCGACGCTCCCCCTTGCAAACACCTAATCTCCCCCACCCATAACGGCTGCAACAACCATGAAGGCGAATGACTAGGGCACGAATGCCCTAGTTTGAGCTAACATCTACCTCCCGCTCGACACCATCTGCGTCAGAGTGTTGATATTGACATTGATTAGGAATTTTAGAATTTTAGAAAAGATAATTGGCTCATacaaattaaaaagaaataattattctcatacaaatttaaaaaaaaattaattaaatgataataaAAATGATAACCATAATTAATGGAAATGATGATAATTAATAATAATGACAACTatagataataatgataatgaattatatgataataaataaaaatagaataatgatAATGAGGAATTATTTTAGTGTTTATATGATTTTCATGTATACTTGAGCATCAACATGAGATGATCATGTATGTGGTTGACAGTTTTTGGTATTGATTAATTCATGATTATAACTGGTGATCTAGTTTAGTGTTAGGTAGTTGTTTTTAATTCATGGATGCTTGTTTAGTTCCTTGACTATAGTTACTCAATTATGGACTTGTTTGGAATATTAGATCTATAGGTGATCTAATGTTTACGTTTTGATATTTATAGGTTATTTTCCTTGTTATCTCAAATTGTAGGTTATTAATGTAATTGTGAGTATGCATGTTGTATTGATCCAGGTGGGATTTATAATTTATGGAAGTTATGGATTGACCCCCAATTGGTTGTACTGAAAAGACTTAGATGTGGATTGCCTATATCTACACATGCTTTTTAGTGTTGATGAGATCCAGTTAGTTGGCCTTGtttgtggtcatttgtgcattggtgtGTTGCATCAGGATGAGAAGATGAATGATTAGAGTGACTAGATATTTTGTTTTTGGGATTAACAAAAGGTTGTTTATTATGAAGTCATTTATCTTTTTGTCACACTATTTAATTTGGGACATTTTGATAGTGATTTTTTGGTTGTAGTTTTATCTTCTCAGTTCTACCATATTCTTTGGAGATATTGGTATTATGGTTCAATGTGTGTGGACCATGGGCGAGTTCATTTAGCAAATGGTTATATTCATGCGATTGAATATATTGATAGCTTGATTAGCAATATTATatttttagagtatttggttgAGGTGTCACTTTATGACTTTCCAATTTTGATGGGTGATCCTTTATTGAGAGTATTATTTAGTTTTGTGCCATAGTGGAATCTTGATTGTGCATTAAAGTATTGGCAAGATATAGGTGCTCTTGGGATAAATATATATTCATTGGAGTATGTAATCTTCTATTCATAGATTTTAAATCATGATGTGTTATTATGTTTTGTAGACGTGTAGTGGGAGTTTATTTATAGCAGTCTACATAGTTTTCTTGGAATAGAGTATATTATTCACGTGTTTGGGATCTTCATGCGAGTGTGGTGTTTTATTTTAGCTTATTTAGCTTAGCATGTATGGACCTATTGAGGAGAATATTCTTAGATAGAGTCATTGTGGCTTGGTGTATTCTAGAGAAGCAACATAATTATCTTGGTCTATTAGATAGAAAATAATTCTGATAGGTATTTTCCACTTTATTTTTAGATgaattatgttttatgttttttttctcaTGGATATAGATCTTGAGCTATGCTTGTTTAGTTCTAGATGTTTCATTTTTTAAGAGTATTTGGATTTTTTATCTCCTCATGCATATATGAGTTtgatttatgttgttgattataagaaATTTAAAAGATGATTTGTGCTTGTTCCAAatttttggattggatttgagtttGATATTCTTTTAGTTTTAGAGAGGATTACATCCATATTGATTATAtgaaatacatgtatatatattttttgatatatgAGATTGAAAAATTAGGTGTGAATTGTATTTAGATGGAGCTATAAAGGAGGTCTTACTTGCCACAATTGAGCACTTGGAGATGTTAGTAGGACATTGCAATATGATTTATaatttttctctcctttttctatGGCTACTTCTTTGAGGTTCATATTCACATGGTTTGGTATGAGAGTATTGTGGATTTGGCCTTCGTTCGACTTCATTTGGACTTTGTTtgccatacttactatttatagtaagttggaAGTAATAGAgatggaccctttctatttttagaaagtgtatTTGGTCACATGGGGTATTAAGAGGAGAGACTACTACTTCAGATGCCACGTTATATGGTGATTTAAGGAGATTAATATTATTGTGACCAAATTAATATTAATTCATTAAATGGTTAATTATAAAGTTACAAATAACTTTATGATAAATCACTTAAGTTGAGGGTCTAAGCATCATGAAGAGGGGGaccaaatattaattaatttaagagCTCATTTTCCAAAGTTTGGTGACATGATTATTAATTGCAAGTTATACCATTTAATATCATTAAATTTAATGAGGAATTCGAACTTATTGGGAAAATATAAAAGGACTTCATTGGTGAAAATCGATTATTCTTGACTTGTCATTTTTGAGGAGATTGATTGAAGTTTTGAGCTCTGGAAAGATGGCGGGGGTTCTTGTAGATTTCAGAGTTTTGGAGATTTATGGTCACTTGTTGCGAGAGATTATATAGTTATTTTTGTTCTATGTGTGTTTCATTGTGGTTGTTCATTGTTAATACACGCTTTGATTATCGTCCATACATTGGTATGAGTGTTGATTGATAGACTTGGTatgtcttgattttttttttatatcacCCTATAGTGGAGTTCTTAGATGTGCATGTTCTTTATTTATAACTTTTATACATAGAGTTgtgattatggtttatgggttaGATATGTTTTTGGAATGAGTTTAATGATGGTTTTTGATACCTTTATAAGTATGAATTATTGGATTTATTAGCATTTTTCGTGGTTGTTATTTTTAGTCACATGGGTATTTTCATTTGGCAATAACTTGGAGATTATTTTTATTACTTGGATTTGATGCTTGTGTTCTTTGGATTGGTGGATCTTCACATTGAATTGTTCTTGTTCTTCCATAAATTTCATGTTGGAAGAATAAAAGAGTTATTTCTTGAGATGGTGGTAATCTTGGATGTTTATAGGTATCTTGATGAAGCATGAGAGAATGTTGAAGATTCATGGGTTTCATGAATTGCTATGATGATTTGTTTCATTGATTGACCCTTAAGGGTAGGTGTTTTgtcacattaaatatttattttggtCCAACTCTAAAATTGCATGTGATATTGCTTATATATTTAATGTGTGGATTGCACACTAGAAAACAAATTAATATTGCAAAAAATTATACTACCAACAAATCAAATATTGGCTTTGATAGTTTTGTACACTCATGGTTTTTCCTTTACAAGGTTTTTTTTTGTGATCTTTAATCTATAAAAGGGATCACATGTTTTATTATTGGAGTTTTTTCTTGGATGTAAATTGTATTGAGCTCCCTTATAGTGTGAATATGTGAAGCATGTGAtgagatgtgtggttacatgcttggatACATAGAGGACACGTTAGAGGAATTTGATGTTTCAGAATTATTTATGGATTGTGCAAGTGCAatatataatgtttcattgttgaATAGTACATGAAGAATGTAGCTGATTTTTGAGGCTGCCTTTTTTTGTCTTAACGGTTTTTAAAGATATATCTTGTGTAATCTTGTGGTATGCCtttgatctttgcattatggtTATTCTTTGTGAATGCTCTTCTCTCATATGTTTATGTAGGAAATGGTTTGGTCAACCTAGTAATTTCCACACAAATACCTCCATGAAGGAGTTGCCACgttattatgatttttttggttCAATATATGGGTACATGGATTCCCAAGGCCATGTTCATCAAGCAGTCATTATCATTACATAAAtaaggttaattaaataaatacatattatTAAGCACTGATTAATCAATAATTGAATTAATTTGGAAGAATTGAATATGATGGATATTATTGTTACAAATTAATTGTAGGAGgattaaggcatttgattcttAAATTAATGATGGAATGTGTATGTCTGAAGATGTACATAATTGTTCCATCAATGTTAGAAATGATATTCGTGGGATGAATGCCATCTTACAGTTTGTGAAGACCTACAATCTTTAATGAGTTGATCTTGAACGGTTTATGATAAATCTTATGAAACATAAAACTAATCTTTGATCTACTAATCTATAAATTTTTATAACTTAGTTCATTAATTTCTTTTTGGTATGTAAGGATTAGTGATATCTAAAAATATCTTAGGGAAGTTGTTGAACTAGGAGGGAGGGTCAAGCTCCCCTCAATCAAATTCTTTGAAATACCAACTTTATGACCTTGGGAAATGATCAAAGACAACTTAAGTCAAACATGCAATTGTTTATATGTTGATTTTGATGCAAATGTAATCTTTTAGTACTTCAATTAAAGTATGCCCTTTATTTCCTTAAATTATCTAAGATAGTTTTTGAATGGCTTTTAAAGACCAAGATATAAATAGTAATGATTCAAATATGTACCAAGATAACTCCCAAGAATAGATTAAAAATGATAAGCgacaatattttttaaattaaaaaaactaaatttgAAGGTAAGCCCAAATAGCTGAAAATCTATCCCAAGCTAGGCATGAATAAACAATTCCTAAAACAAAATATATCAACCTAAAACAAATTAAAAGAAACTTAAGATATTGAAAAACTTCGATGTAACattatttttcattttaatttaatattatatagttattctacattttaaaatatcaaataataaaaaaGAATACATATTGAAATAACTTTCATTGCACACTGTTTTTAACAAAATAATGCAAAAATGTTATTCAGGTATCGTATTATTCATAAATTACAACATTGAATTGAGACGATCGTCTTAAGACATGCAAGTGCACTTTCAGATTTGATCCATAAAAGAATACGTGAAATCTGACAAAACTCTTTTCTGTAGAGTTTGATCGCATTTTGTATGACACGGATATGGACAATCTATATGCTTGCTCACATTTCGATCAAAATACCAATCTGCAACTGCTCCTGCAAGTGACTGCAATGCCATAAAAAACATTAAACTATAACTCTTAAGAATACATAGTTCAAATAACTGTCTTGCAATAAAACAATAACATCATGAAAAGGGGGCTGCTTAATTCTATTTTCTACTTAAATTTAAGCAATTGTGAAAAAAAGGATGATTTAGAATCTTTCCCTACTTTGGTGGAGcagctattgtttaggaattaAAAATAAGCCATGGAAGAAAAGGGGGGTGCTGGAAATAAAAGTGTCACGTggctctgtttttcaaattttaagtgcacaaattagtattaatacTATTAATAAGTAATTAAAATGTTTTGTTTAAAAATTTAACTCCATTTTCTGTTTAATTTTAAGCAGTTGGAGCAagcctggaatttgacggtcacccctacctgtcatatgatttttgatgacggtttagtcatttcaatgcctataatatatgcaaaaatcttaaatttactaaataagtttctaaattaatacactaatatatattatatattaacattaaatgataatcaattaataattacttgtttagtaataataaacatttaaattttaaaattatatatatatatatatatatatatatatatatatatatatatatatatatatatatatatatatatatatatatatatatatatatattttgacaagtttctataacaatcttattaaatatatttaaaaaattaaattgactaagtttctaaattcatatataaaaaataagaatatattataaaaattcatattaaaatattttatcaattatattctaacatttcaattatgacaagtttctaaattcatatgaaaaaataaaactattctaaaaaattatattaaaatattataaaattagaaacaactacatccttccatattctaaatccttccatttcaaaatattcaaaataaatttgtattcaaaatattctaaataaatttgtatttttataataaacattctaaactaatatatatattacctactatattCTTTTACGGCCACCAGCTCCACAAATATATATTTCTTAAAAAAATTGAGCAGCCACTGCTAccaaaaataagctaagcagcgGCATGGGAACATGCCCACAGCCGTAAGTATGTTTTTTCTCTTTAACACATTTCTACCATGATAATGACTTGAAAATGTGATATCAGATGATGACATGCAAATTTTTCTATTTTCAGGAATGTTTCTGATTTTTTTAGAACATATAACTTTTCTAAAAAGCCAGTTGACATGTAACTTTTTTATATTTTCTACCCTAAGTACAAGTATTAAattctacatacatacatacctttGATCCTAATTTTGGAGAATTCTCTGCATGCCACAGGTTTTGTAAACCAGTTTGGCAATGCACATAACATGAATCGATAAAAAGTCCTCCCTCTTTTGATCTCCTTATTTCTTCTGCTGCACGAAGCATTAAATTTCTAAAATCTGTAATAACACAAACAATCACATATTGAGATGCCCATATCTATTAAAATTGAATTAtgagaaataatttttattttttatttttatcttaatcatttttggttttgattgtgtgattttttttgtatcaacattttcaatcatgtgatccatcatcaggatgtttAGAGAATGTCACGATATGAATTGGCTATCTTTCATATCTTGACATTCTCTAaacattctgatgatggatcacgttgatgcaaaaaaaatcacacaatcaaattcaaaagcAACTAAGATATTAACAAATAAAATGTAATGTCTATCTCACCTTGTAATTTATCTAATTGTTCAGCATCACAatctgaaatttttttcttgcaaagATCCCATTCATGATTAGGATCCGACCCCTTTGACACGAGACTAGTAGTAACCTGTTTGGTATATTTGTTTCAATTTCccaaaaaaaagaatgaaaaaagaaaagaaaaaatccatTTCATTTGAAAAAACAAATTACCTGCCAATAGTCGTATGCTGAATTTAGAATAAAAAgtggagtttttattgatttcaatatATACTGAGGAAAGAAACACTGGGATTTCAATTTTAGATTAGTACAAGTCTGAGAAAACAAATTACAGACGATTTAGATAAGTTCAAAATGTAAGAGGATTGTAAAACGTAGCTACCAAGGCTGGATTCATTGTAGATGTGCAGGTTGGATCAAGATTTTTAGCTGATCCCTGCAAAAAAAAAATGTTCAGTATGAATGTCATTTCTATGGTTAGCAATCATATGTTAATGGGCtcttggtctattggtgaagttgaaaggcTCTAAATGAACCCACCAgagatcaagtcttgctgagtgcaaggctccgacatcataaTACAATCATAATACTGCTAACAATCATATACAaatgtgaaaaacaaaaaaaattgttatattTATTGAAGATTACATATTTGGTAAATTAGTTGTGCAAAAGTTATGAAAAACATACGTGCAAAGTGACGGTCTGATGGAAGAAATCTCGTATATAATTTCGTCCAGAAacatcttctctgcttcacatgcACAAGGTGGCCATTACCAAAATCAACTGTGTTATAAGCTATCATTGTTACCTTGACAAGAAAAGAGAAAAACTAGTTGTGGGCATACATATTGAGAAAAAATCCGGCATCTGACAAGCACTTGACTTTAGTGTTCATTGGTAGGAGTGCCCTAAATTCATCGCAGTGAAGGATTGTTGTCAATCCACCTGCTGAGCACCCTGTAAGTAATGCCTACACAGATATATAAAAACAAATGAATATGGTAAAATGTTATACCTGAATCAATATATATTGAAAGAGGAGAAAATGTAAGCTTTTTGATCAGTCTCTGGTCTTTTGGGAAAAAAATCTATGTTCTCACAGAGAGAGTTCTTGTTCAAGATTTACAGAAAGTGATCTTTTTCTGAGAT contains the following coding sequences:
- the LOC131053130 gene encoding pectin acetylesterase 8-like translates to MELSSSVLIMALVLLTVVCGELQLVGSVDFSTHLTHSKAKANVSITLLLDAVEKGAVCLDGSPPSYYLDRGVGSGSNKWVIDIEGGGWCNNRKTCRLRAKTRRGSSTVLPKEKTFSGILSSVQSENPDFYNWNRVKVSYCDGSSFTGDVKEVNQTTGYVYFRGQRIWQAVMEDLLAKGMCEAEEALLTGCSAGGLTTILHCDEFRALLPMNTKVKCLSDAGFFLNIEDVSGRNYIRDFFHQTVTLHGSAKNLDPTCTSTMNPALCFFPQYILKSIKTPLFILNSAYDYWQVTTSLVSKGSDPNHEWDLCKKKISDCDAEQLDKLQDFRNLMLRAAEEIRRSKEGGLFIDSCYVHCQTGLQNLWHAENSPKLGSKSLAGAVADWYFDRNVSKHIDCPYPCHTKCDQTLQKRVLSDFTYSFMDQI